The following coding sequences lie in one Arachis ipaensis cultivar K30076 chromosome B03, Araip1.1, whole genome shotgun sequence genomic window:
- the LOC107631065 gene encoding beta-ureidopropionase — MDDTKHREEEQVMSNEDDSKGSICGYDSLHRLLKDNLKPHLFHEVSRLLTGLNCGKPLETVVLPELASTLSAEHGFDLQAFCFQADKELLREPRVVRVGLIQNSIALPTTAHFTNQKKAIFDKLRPIIEAAGSSGVNILCLQEAWMMPFAFCTREKRWCEFAEPVDGESTEFLQCFALKYNMVIISPILERDINHGEVIWNTAVVIGNHGNVIGKHRKNHIPRVGDFNESTYYMEGNTGHPVFETAFGKIAINICYGRHHPLNWLAFGLNGAEIVFNPSATVGELSEPMWPIEARNAAIANSYFVASINRVGTETFPNAFTSGDGKPAHADFGHFYGSSHVSAPDSSCTPSLSRNRDGLLITDMDLNLCRQVKDRWGFRMTARYDMYADTLAHYVKPDFEPQIISDPLLHKKSL; from the exons ATGGACGACAccaaacacagagaagaagaacaAGTGATGAGCAATGAAGATGATTCGAAGGGTTCAATCTGTGGCTACGACTCACTTCACCGGCTTCTCAAGGATAATCTCAAACCCCATCTCTTCCAC GAAGTGAGCCGTTTGCTTACTGGTCTTAATTGTGGAAAACCACTTGAAACAGTTGTTCTCCCTGAATTAGCTTCCACTCTCTCTGCTGAGCATGGTTTTGACCTCCAG GCTTTCTGCTTTCAAGCTGACAAAGAACTATTAAGAGAACCTCGTGTAGTGAGGGTTGGCTTGATTCAGAACTCCATTGCCCTTCCAACAACTGCTCATTTTACAAACCAAAAGAAGGCTATCTTTGATAAACTAAGGCCAATCATTGAAGCTGCTGGTTCTTCAGGAGTCAACATATTATGCTTGCAA GAAGCATGGATGATGCCATTTGCCTTCTGTACACGAGAGAAGAGGTGGTGTGAATTTGCAGAACCTGTTGATGGGGAATCAACCGAATTTTTGCAATGCTTTGCCCTCAAATATAACATGGTTATTATAAGTCCAATCCTTGAGAGGGATATTAACCATGGAGAGGTTATTTGGAACACTGCTGTTGTAATTGGAAATCACGGCAATGTAATAGGAAAGCATAGAAAG AACCATATACCAAGAGTTGGAGACTTCAATGAAAGCACATACTATATGGAAGGAAATACTGGCCACCCTGTATTTGAAACAGCATTTGGAAAGATTGCCATTAACATATGCTATGGTAGGCACCATCCATTAAACTGGTTAGCCTTTGGCCTAAATGGTGCAGAGATTGTTTTCAACCCTTCTGCCACTGTGGGTGAACTCAGTGAACCAATGTGGCCAATAGAG GCACGAAATGCTGCAATAGCAAATAGTTATTTTGTTGCTTCAATCAATCGTGTTGGGACTGAGACATTCCCTAATGCATTTACTTCTGGTGACGGGAAGCCAGCGCACGCCGATTTCGGGCACTTTTATGGATCAAGCCATGTTTCAGCACCAGATTCATCCTGCACGCCATCTCTGTCCCGGAACAGGGATGGCTTATTAATCACAGACATGGATCTCAACTTGTGCAGACAGGTGAAAGACCGGTGGGGCTTTAGAATGACTGCTAGGTACGATATGTATGCCGAT